CTGAAGAAAAAATTTATCTATACGCTTTACAGGAACAAGATGGTTGGTATAAAGGTATGGTATTGAGCATAAACGGAGTCAATAAATTTTTTGATTGGAGAAATATAACCTTCAAATCATTTATGCCTAAGTTACATTATTTAGATTTAAATAATGATAATAAAAAGGAATTAGTCGTCATACTAATTCACAATAAGGGAACGGGAATATATGTTACTGAAGTTCATATACTAAATACTAAAAATTTATGTGAATATAAAGTTAAAGATGCTTTAGATATAATTAAAGAGAATGTTGAAACAAAAATAGTATCTAAAAAAGAAGTGGATATAAAAATAAATGATATCATTTATAATGTGAAAATAGGTCATATTCCACAAGAACATTCAGCAATTACTCCTAGTGAGGTTTCAGAATTTTACTATGAAGATTTAATAAATTATTCTGTTAGGGATAATACCTTAAACGTTGTGGTAGGTGTAGAAGTTAAGGAACAGCCTTTAGCATATCTAGGATTTTTTATTATTGATTATTATTTTAAGGATGGTGAATTTAAGGCTAATAGAATAACATTTAAGGGAAATCCAACAGTAACTGTAACCACTAAAAAACTGAATAAAAGAAATTAACTATAGTAAACTTATATAACCATTGAAATTCAAACCCTTAAAGGAGATTACAACAATCTCCTTTTTATTTTTAATGAAATATATTATTTTGCATCTTGTGACATGGGTGCTGCTCTTACTCCTAATAAGAATAATTTACTAATGCATCAAAAAATAAAAAAGTTTTTAAAAAGATGTTTTAAATATGTTTTAGGTGGTATATATACCATGGGTAAGAAATTAAGGTGATAAAAAAGAGCTCTTTAACACCATAGATAATAATAAAAAAATTAAATCGTATAGATTAAAAGTGAATTAATAGGAGGAAATTAAAATGGAAAAATTTATTTGTAAAGTATGTGGATATGTACATGAAGGAGCAGAAGCACCAGAGGCCTGTCCTCAGTGTAAGGCACCAAAGGAGCAATTTGTAGCACAATCTCAAACAGATTTAAGCTGGGCAGATGAGCACTTTGTTGGAGTAGCTAAGGATGTAGATCCTGAAATTATAGAAGGATTAAGACAAAACTTTATGGGAGAATGTACAGAAGTGGGAATGTATTTAGCAATGAGCCGTCAAGCAGACAGAGAAGGATTCCCAGAAGTGGCAGAAGCATATAAGAGAATAGCATGGGAAGAAGCAGAACATGCTGCTAAATTCGCAGAGCTATTAGGAGAGGTAGTAACAGATTCTACTAAGAAAAACTTACAAATGAGAGTAGATGCAGAACACGGAGCATGTATGGGTAAAAAAGAATTAGCAACTAAGGCTAAGAAATTAAACTTAGATGCAGTTCATGATACTGTACATGAAATGTGTAAAGATGAAGCAAGACATGGAATGGCATTTAAAGGATTATTAGAAAGATATTTTGGAAAATAAGATAATTAAAAGCAGGTACCTAAATAGGGTATCTGCTTTTTTATTTACAAGGAAATTATAAATTTTTCAATCTGTGGATAAGTAAAAAAATAAGGGGTTGTAGGGGAAGAATACCCCATAAGGGTAGTGCCATATAGTCATCAAGCTAACAATGTTATGATATAATAAAATACAAAAAAT
This window of the Anaeromicrobium sediminis genome carries:
- a CDS encoding ferritin family protein gives rise to the protein MEKFICKVCGYVHEGAEAPEACPQCKAPKEQFVAQSQTDLSWADEHFVGVAKDVDPEIIEGLRQNFMGECTEVGMYLAMSRQADREGFPEVAEAYKRIAWEEAEHAAKFAELLGEVVTDSTKKNLQMRVDAEHGACMGKKELATKAKKLNLDAVHDTVHEMCKDEARHGMAFKGLLERYFGK